A stretch of the Malus sylvestris chromosome 10, drMalSylv7.2, whole genome shotgun sequence genome encodes the following:
- the LOC126585327 gene encoding disease resistance-like protein DSC1 → MICFRKWVGQLFVNNALKSLENVRGSVEAVFFNISEIEEQHLNHADFKKMNQPKFLNVDNSSCGQLNFSLDLPNSLCYLYCCGFPFKSLPSKFSLKNLVELRMPHILVDQLWKKGQNLMSLKVLDLSYSSNLTEIPNLSQCLKIEYLNLFGCTSLVEIPSYFQFLDKLTYVQLGWCKSLNYLLEMPGNIEFLSLQSSGIKELPLSVWSNERISEFNIEDCKELEKLPSSTCNLKVSGTFSLDHCLSLGEFSELPKDISVLDLARTSTKLLPVSSMAHLFSLTTVKLKDCQKLGSLPIGICKLNSLKELDLTGCSRFKYFPVILDPKEHLEFLSSEETAIKELHSTIEFLPVLKTFQLKGCKRLESLPTSICKLKCLEGLDLSGCSRFEYFPEILEPMEHLEFLCFKGTAVKKLPCSIDNLIGLQTLDPIFAGTLRLSQAASTI, encoded by the exons ATGATTTGCTTCAGGAAATGGGTCGGGCAATTGTTCGTGAACAATGCGTTGAAGAGCCTGGAAAACGTAAGAGGTT CTGTTGAAGCCGTTTTCTTTAACATATCTGAGATTGAAGAACAACACTTGAATCATGCAGATTTCAAAAAAATGAATCAACCGAAGTTCCTAAATGTTGATAATTCTAGCTGTGGCCAATTAAACTTTTCTCTAGATCTTCCCAATTCTCTTTGTTATCTTTACTGCTGTGGATTTCCTTTCAAATCTTTGCCGTcaaaattttctctaaaaaatcTTGTTGAGCTTCGAATGCCCCACATCCTAGTTGATCAACTTTGGAAGAAAGGCCAG AATCTTATGAGCTTAAAAGTGCTTGATCTTAGTTACTCTAGCAATTTGACTGAAATTCCAAATCTCTCTCAGTGTTTGAAGATTGAGTATCTAAATCTTTTTGGTTGTACAAGTTTGGTTGAAATTCCTTCGTATTTTCAATTTCTAGACAAGCTTACTTATGTTCAACTTGGATGGTGCAAGAGTCTCAATTATCTCCTAGAGATGCCAGGCAATATCGAATTCTTAAGTTTACAAAGCTCTGGTATAAAGGAGTTGCCATTATCAGTTTGGTCTAATGAAAGAATTTCTGAGTTTAATATTGAGGATTGTAAAGAACTTGAGAAACTTCCAAGCAGCACTTGTAATCTGAAAGTCTCTGGTACTTTTAGTCTAGATCACTGCTTATCTCTTGGCGAGTTTTCCGAGCTTCCCAAGGATATTAGTGTGTTAGATTTGGCTAGGACATCAACAAAATTATTGCCTGTATCATCAATGGCGCACCTCTTTAGTCTCACTACAGTTAAACTAAAGGATTGCCAAAAGCTTGGGAGTCTCCCAATTGGCATTTGCAAGTTGAATTCTCTTAAGGAACTCGATCTCACTGGTTGCTCTAGATTTAAATACTTCCCAGTCATCTTGGATCCAAAGGAACATTTGGAGTTTCTTAGTTCGGAAGAAACAGCTATTAAAGAGCTACACTCAACAATCGAATTTCTCCCTgttctcaaaacatttcaattaaaaGGTTGCAAAAGGCTTGAAAGTCTCCCAACGAGCATTTGTAAGTTGAAATGTCTTGAGGGACTTGATCTCTCTGGTTGCTCTAGATTCGAATACTTCCCAGAAATATTGGAGCCAATGGAACATCTGGAGTTTCTTTGTTTCAAAGGGACTGCGGTTAAAAAGCTTCCTTGTTCGATTGATAATCTAATTGGGCTTCAAACATTAGATCCCATCTTTGCGGGAACTTTGAGGTTGTCCCAAGCAGCATCtacaatttaa
- the LOC126585316 gene encoding disease resistance protein RPV1-like: MNDMADSSSASDTVCQEKYDVFLSFRGVDTRDTFTSHLYSALVRKKIETYIDYKLESGDKIAPNLLEAIEKSKLSVVIFSKNYASSTWCLEELAHILECKDRYGQIVVPIFYGIDPSHVRKQQGSYGDAFAQLEQRFKDSMDKVLKWRAALTDAADISGFDASNKAGTEADFVEKVAQDVLSKLNHKSSSNLKGLVGIEIQIEQIESLLCIDSPDVCTVGIWGMGGIGKTTLAEAVFHRLTSKFEASCFLPNVREESERHGLKHLRNVLLREILNEKDLNIDTPSIGRSFVRERLSRTKVLIVLDDVNDSSQLELLVGDDIQFGCGSRIIITTRDRRLLKKMADADKIFKVEGLRCDEALQLFHLHAFKNDSMGSYYTELSRMVVDYAGGIPLALIILGSLFLHCESKQDWEDQLNELKKFPNRKIQNVLRLSYDGLEKNAKEIFLDIACFYKGMDIRLAKEMLDIRGFFAGGIKVLIDKSLISISMNCLEMHDLLQEMGLEMVREQCIEEPGKRSRLFIMEDVSHVLKNNTGTATVECIFFNMSKIKELHLNAAAFKKMYNLRVLEIYDSSSLDNKCSKLYLPEGLQSLPDTLSYLHREGYPLKYFPSKFSPQNLVNIQMAHSQVEQLWSKGQKLANLKVIDFSFSKRLTEIPDLSLSRKIEHINLGCCKSLVEIPSYFQYLDKLSFLGLRGCSNLKYLPELPISIKTLYLSETAIKELPSSVWSNENLSHLDIEFCKDLENLPSCSCKLKFPFRFSIEGCSSLRKVWELPRDIQELFLNGTAIETLPSSIECLFGLTEIGLKDCKSLVSLPTSICKLKCLEVLDLTGCSKFECFPEILEPMEHLKFLSLKGTAVKELPSSIEFLSHLLIIDLKNCQRFMSLPKSICKLKSLWKLNLKECCRFNCFPEILEPMERLEFLSLRTAVKELPSSIENLIGLETLDLRLCKKLEFVPSSMYNLNCLRTLSFDGCSKLIKLPSSSFGLNDLEEATLSYSGILEIPDRLVCLTSLRGLDLRGTMVKWIPASIKQASRLSCLLLNNCKSLRSLPELPGVRWLEAHGCTSLEKVSSLRTQLVQGRDDYEHGVYGRIPEKLIFSGCLKLDENARNSIMDDAHLRILRMAASHNAESLDGNSLVTIVCPGNEIPNWSGAQNEGSSINIRLPPNCFGSDFLGFVFSLLVEFDNYNVEQGLEFGCKSTLKGNSGKSHEFSCRLCDRLWGETQGEESNGYNFNSDHVFVWYNTFDLVGGAQCSTALHNGVTEASVEFYPKDHHDRPLNSYTVKVKRCGVRLLYAEDTKQAEVIL; this comes from the exons ATGAATGATATGGCTGATTCTTCTTCTGCTTCGGATACCGTCTGTCAAGAAAAATATGATGTGTTTCTTAGTTTCAGAGGTGTTGACACCCGCGATACTTTCACCAGCCATCTCTATTCCGCTTTAGTTCGGAAGAAAATTGAGACCTACATTGATTACAAGCTTGAGAGTGGGGATAAAATTGCACCTAACCTTCTAGAAGCAATTGAAAAATCAAAGCTTTCGGTCGTCATTTTCTCGAAAAACTATGCTTCTTCCACATGGTGTTTGGAGGAACTTGCGCATATACTAGAATGCAAGGATAGATACGGACAGATtgttgtacccattttttacgGCATAGATCCATCCCATGTACGAAAACAGCAGGGGAGTTATGGAGATGCATTTGCTCAACTTGAACAACGTTTCAAGGACAGTATGGACAAGGTGCTCAAGTGGAGGGCTGCTTTGACGGATGCAGCCGATATCTCTGGGTTTGATGCCTCAAACAAAGCAGG GACAGAGGCCGATTTTGTTGAGAAAGTTGCCCAAGATGTTTTGAGCAAATTGAATCACAAATCGTCAAGCAACTTAAAGGGCCTGGTCGGAATTGAAATCCAAATTGAGCAAATTGAATCATTATTATGCATTGATTCACCAGATGTTTGCACTGTGGGTATTTGGGGAATGGGTGGTATTGGCAAGACCACCCTTGCTGAAGCTGTTTTTCACCGACTCACTTCTAAATTTGAGGCTTCATGTTTTCTTCCAAATGTGAGGGAGGAGTCAGAAAGACATGGACTAAAGCACTTGCGGAATGTACTTCTTCGTGAGATACTAAACGAAAAAGATCTAAATATTGACACTCCATCTATAGGACGAAGTTTTGTTCGAGAAAGGCTCAGCCGTACAAAGGTACTCATTGTTCTTGACGATGTGAATGATTCAAGCCAATTGGAACTTCTAGTTGGTGATGATATTCAGTTTGGTTGCGGAAGTCGAatcattataacaactagagaCAGACGACTACTTAAGAAAATGGCTGATGCTGACAAGATATTCAAGGTTGAGGGATTAAGGTGTGATGAAGCTCTTCAGCTCTTTCATTTGCACGCTTTCAAAAATGACTCTATGGGGTCATATTATACAGAGTTGTCAAGAATGGTGGTCGATTATGCCGGAGGCATACCACTAGCTCTTATAATTTTGGGCTCCTTATTCCTTCACTGCGAGAGCAAACAAGACTGGGAAGATCAATTGAACGAGTTGAAAAAGTTTCCCAACCGTAAAATTCAGAATGTGTTGAGACTAAGTTAcgatggattagaaaaaaatgcaAAGGAGATATTTCTTGATATAGCATGTTTTTACAAAGGGATGGATATACGTCTTGCAAAAGAAATGTTAGATATTCGTGGTTTCTTTGCAGGAGGTATTAAAGTTCTCATTGATAAGTCtctcatttcaatttcaatgaaCTGCCTAGAAATGCATGATTTACTACAAGAAATGGGACTGGAAATGGTTCGTGAGCAGTGTATTGAGGAGCCTGGAAAACGCAGTAGGTTATTCATTATGGAGGATGTCTCTCATGTATTGAAGAATAATACA GGAACTGCAACAGTTGAATGCATATTCTTTAATATGTCTAAGATTAAAGAGCTACACTTGAATGCCGCAGCCTTCAAAAAGATGTATAATCTGAGAGTGCTGGAGATCTATGATTCTTCTAGCTTGGACAATAAGTGCAGCAAATTGTACCTTCCTGAAGGTCTTCAGTCTCTTCCCGATACGCTTAGTTATCTTCACCGGGAGGGATACCCTTTGAAATattttccatcaaaattttctCCTCAGAATCTCGTTAACATTCAAATGGCCCACAGTCAAGTCGAACAGCTTTGGAGTAAAGGCCAG AAACTTGCGAATTTaaaagtgattgattttagctTCTCCAAACGCCTGACTGAAATTCCAGATCTCTCCCTGAGTCGAAAAATTGAACATATAAATCTTGGTTGCTGTAAAAGTTTGGTTGAAATTCCTTCGTATTTTCAATATCTTGACAAACTTAGTTTTCTTGGGCTCAGAGGATGCTCGAATCTCAAATATCTTCCGGAGTTGCCAATCAGCATTAAAACCTTATATTTGTCAGAGACTGCAATAAAGGAATTGCCTTCATCAGTTTGGTCAAACGAAAATCTTTCTCACCTAGATATCGAATTTTGTAAAGATCTTGAGAATCTTCCAAGCTGCAGTTGCAAGCTGAAATTCCCCTTTCGGTTTAGTATAGAGGGCTGCTCATCACTTCGCAAGGTTTGGGAGCTTCCTAGGGATATACAAGAGTTATTTTTGAATGGGACAGCAATAGAAACATTGCCTTCATCAATTGAGTGTCTCTTTGGTCTTACTGAAATTGGACTGAAAGATTGCAAAAGTCTCGTCAGTCTCCCTACGAGCATATGTAAGTTGAAATGTCTTGAGGTACTTGATCTCACTGGTTGCTCTAAATTTGAATGCTTCCCAGAAATTTTGGAGCCTATGGAACATCTGAAGTTTCTTTCATTAAAGGGAACAGCAGTTAAAGAGCTACCTTCATCAATCGAatttctctctcatctcctaATCATTGACTTGAAAAATTGCCAAAGATTCATGAGTCTCCCGAAGAGCATTTGTAAGTTGAAATCCCTTTGGAAGCTTAACCTGAAAGAGTGCTGTAGATTCAACTGTTTCCCTGAAATCTTGGAGCCTATGGAACGTCTAGAGTTTCTTAGTTTAAGGACAGCAGTTAAAGAGCTGCCCTCATCAATCGAAAATTTAATTGGGCTTGAAACATTAGATCTCCGTCTGTGCAAGAAGCTTGAGTTTGTCCCAAGCAGCATGTACAATTTAAACTGTCTTAGAACTCTCAGTTTTGATGGCTGTTCTAAACTTATAAAATTGCCTTCATCCTCATTTGGCTTGAACGATTTGGAAGAAGCAACTCTCAGTTATTCCGGTATATTAGAAATCCCTGATCGCCTCGTTTGCTTAACCTCATTACGAGGATTAGATCTAAGAGGAACCATGGTTAAGTGGATACCAGCAAGCATCAAACAAGCTTCTCGGCTGTCTTGCCTGTTGTTAAATAATTGCAAAAGCCTTCGATCTTTACCCGAGCTCCCAGGGGTACGTTGGCTGGAAGCACATGGTTGCACTTCTCTggagaaagtgtcaagtttaaGGACTCAACTTGTACAAGGTCGTGATGATTATGAACATGGAGTTTATGGAAGGATCCCCGAGAAACTTATATTTTCTGGTTGCTTGAAATTGGATGAGAATGCGCGGAACAGCATAATGGACGACGCACATCTTCGAATTTTGCGAATGGCGGCGTCACACAATGCGGAATCGTTGGATGGAAATTCTTTAGTTACCATTGTATGTCCAGGAAATGAAATTCCTAATTGGTCCGGAGCTCAAAATGAGGGATCTTCGATAAATATCCGTCTTCCTCCAAATTGTTTTGGGTCAGACTTCTTGGGCTTCgttttctctcttcttgttGAATTTGACAACTATAATGTTGAACAAGGATTGGAGTTCGGATGTAAATCCACACTCAAAGGGAATAGTGGTAAAAGCCATGAATTTAGCTGTCGTTTGTGTGATCGACTGTGGGGTGAAACCCAAGGTGAAGAAAGCAACGGCTACAATTTCAATTCGGACCACGTGTTTGTGTGGTATAATACATTTGACCTTGTGGGGGGAGCACAATGCTCTACTGCTCTTCACAATGGTGTCACTGAGGCATCTGTTGAGTTCTACCCCAAAGATCATCATGACAGACCGCTTAACTCATACACAGTGAAGGTAAAAAGGTGTGGAGTCCGCCTGTTGTATGCTGAAGATACTAAGCAAGCGGAAGTGATACTTTGA